The following are encoded together in the Kribbella sp. CA-293567 genome:
- a CDS encoding polysaccharide deacetylase family protein has product MVSKLGAFINTGIGVSAAFVVAGVVAFGLAQADHASATTPAGSVTPVVQASAPQASAAPISTPRKPIADPTAVAGGNKVVFLTFDDGPDPVWTPRVLEVLAKYGAHATFFELGGMQKAHPEIHDQILAAGNTVGNHSISHAQLTKTSATKRHHEIFDGPRSKCFRPPYGAANASVRADVKAAGMTPVRWDIDTLDWQRPGKQAIVNTILTQARSGSVILMHDAGGDRSQTVAALDQALQTLTARGYTFPAMDC; this is encoded by the coding sequence ATGGTCAGCAAGCTCGGGGCGTTCATCAACACCGGTATCGGGGTCTCGGCGGCGTTCGTGGTGGCTGGGGTGGTTGCCTTCGGGCTGGCGCAAGCAGACCATGCCTCCGCCACCACGCCGGCCGGCTCCGTGACACCGGTAGTACAAGCCTCGGCGCCACAGGCATCAGCAGCACCGATCAGTACTCCGCGCAAGCCGATCGCCGACCCGACTGCAGTGGCCGGAGGCAACAAAGTCGTCTTCCTCACCTTCGACGACGGACCCGACCCGGTCTGGACGCCGCGAGTGCTCGAAGTACTGGCGAAGTACGGCGCCCACGCGACCTTCTTCGAGCTCGGCGGCATGCAGAAGGCGCACCCCGAGATCCATGACCAGATCCTTGCTGCAGGCAACACTGTCGGCAACCACTCGATCTCGCACGCCCAGCTGACCAAGACCTCGGCGACGAAGCGCCATCACGAGATCTTCGACGGCCCGCGATCGAAATGCTTCCGCCCCCCGTACGGCGCCGCCAACGCGAGCGTCCGCGCCGACGTCAAGGCGGCCGGCATGACTCCCGTGCGCTGGGACATCGACACCCTCGACTGGCAACGCCCGGGCAAGCAGGCCATCGTGAACACCATCCTCACCCAGGCCCGCAGCGGCAGCGTCATCCTGATGCACGACGCCGGCGGCGACCGCAGCCAGACCGTCGCGGCCCTCGACCAGGCGCTGCAAACCCTGACCGCCCGCGGCTACACCTTCCCTGCCATGGACTGCTGA
- the thpR gene encoding RNA 2',3'-cyclic phosphodiesterase, producing the protein MRLFVAVVPPVEVVEHLAEFVGPRRDHPDEDIRWAADENWHITLAFLGDVPEYKTGELSEWLEAAAGRQKPFDLRLAGSGAFPSVADARVLWTGVRDESEALPHLAMTTRSAANKAGVTVDGRKFTPHLTLARLRQPMDVVRWVRVFDEYSGPAWTAESIELISSRLGEGPSHGAAYDTVGEWSFSG; encoded by the coding sequence ATGCGACTTTTTGTGGCGGTGGTGCCGCCGGTGGAGGTGGTCGAGCATCTGGCCGAGTTCGTCGGGCCCCGAAGAGATCATCCGGACGAGGACATCCGCTGGGCGGCGGACGAGAACTGGCACATCACCCTGGCGTTCCTGGGGGACGTGCCGGAGTACAAGACCGGCGAGTTGAGCGAGTGGCTGGAGGCGGCGGCCGGGCGGCAGAAGCCGTTCGATCTGCGACTGGCGGGATCCGGGGCGTTCCCGAGTGTGGCGGACGCGCGGGTGCTCTGGACCGGCGTACGGGACGAGTCGGAGGCGTTGCCGCATCTGGCGATGACGACGCGGTCGGCGGCGAACAAGGCCGGCGTGACCGTCGACGGGCGGAAGTTCACCCCGCATCTGACGCTGGCGCGGCTGCGGCAGCCGATGGACGTCGTGCGCTGGGTGCGGGTCTTCGACGAGTACTCCGGGCCGGCCTGGACAGCCGAAAGCATCGAGCTGATCTCGTCGCGTCTTGGGGAGGGCCCGAGCCATGGTGCGGCGTACGACACTGTGGGGGAGTGGAGCTTCTCCGGCTGA
- a CDS encoding carbohydrate ABC transporter permease, producing the protein MRDTGGFKVYRAVVLTVLGLFVLLPLYVMVTSSLKPLSDVQGAFTWWPSNLTLDPFTDMWKTVPLARYFVNSTIVSVAATVCSVAIAILAAFAVSRFRFRGRTVFTTTVLSTQMFPGVLFLLPLFLIFVNITNSTGLQLVGTRLGLIITYLTFSLPFSIWMLAGYFDSIPRELDEAALVDGCGPIGALFRVVLPAARPGVIAVAIYSFMTAWGEVLFASVMTTEANRTLSVGLRQYSTQTNIYWNQIMAAALVVSIPVVIGFLLAQRHFVAGMTAGAVK; encoded by the coding sequence GTGCGTGACACAGGAGGATTCAAGGTCTACCGGGCCGTCGTCCTGACGGTGCTCGGGCTGTTCGTACTGCTGCCGCTCTACGTGATGGTGACCTCGTCGCTGAAGCCGCTGAGCGACGTCCAGGGAGCCTTCACCTGGTGGCCGTCGAATCTCACCCTCGATCCGTTCACCGACATGTGGAAGACGGTGCCGCTGGCCCGGTACTTCGTGAACTCCACGATCGTGTCGGTGGCAGCGACGGTGTGCTCGGTCGCGATCGCGATCCTGGCCGCCTTCGCGGTGTCGCGGTTCCGGTTCCGCGGCCGGACGGTCTTCACCACCACGGTGCTGTCGACCCAGATGTTCCCCGGCGTGCTGTTCCTGCTGCCGTTGTTCCTGATCTTCGTCAACATCACCAACTCCACCGGGCTGCAGCTGGTCGGCACCCGGCTGGGCCTGATCATCACCTACCTGACCTTCAGCCTGCCGTTCTCGATCTGGATGCTCGCCGGGTACTTCGACTCGATCCCGCGCGAGCTCGACGAGGCGGCACTGGTCGACGGGTGCGGGCCGATCGGCGCGCTGTTCCGCGTCGTACTGCCGGCTGCCCGGCCGGGGGTGATCGCGGTGGCGATCTACTCGTTCATGACGGCCTGGGGAGAAGTGCTGTTCGCCTCGGTGATGACGACCGAGGCGAACCGGACGTTGTCAGTGGGTCTGCGGCAGTACTCCACCCAGACCAACATCTACTGGAACCAGATCATGGCCGCCGCTCTGGTGGTCAGCATCCCGGTAGTGATCGGCTTTCTGCTCGCCCAGCGCCACTTCGTGGCGGGTATGACCGCCGGAGCCGTCAAGTAG
- a CDS encoding carbohydrate ABC transporter permease, which yields MASATVTEEAPVSPTASKPSGKRGLDRRPGLSRKLPYLLLAPAVLLELLIHIVPMLVGIWMSFVKLTRAFIANWAAAPSAGLNNYRVAVDFDGAVGQGLLKSFGVTIAFSLITLALAWGLGMAAAVALQPPFRGRSVVRTLFLVPYALPAYAGILTWNFMLQRDTGAVNHILVENLGLSTDRPFWLIGGNALVSLITVAVWKLWPFAFLTLMAGLQSIPRDIYEAAAVDGAGTVRQWRNITLPALRPVNLVLVLVLFLWTFSDFNTPYVLFGTAQPPAGDLITFHIYNASFLTWNFGSGAAMSVLLLIFLMIVTGAYLIITGRRSRRA from the coding sequence ATGGCATCCGCCACCGTCACCGAAGAGGCCCCCGTTTCCCCGACGGCTTCCAAGCCGTCGGGGAAGCGGGGGCTCGACCGCCGCCCCGGGCTGAGCCGGAAGCTCCCCTATCTGCTGCTCGCCCCCGCCGTCCTGCTGGAACTGCTGATCCACATCGTTCCGATGCTGGTCGGCATCTGGATGAGTTTCGTCAAGCTGACCAGGGCTTTCATCGCCAACTGGGCCGCGGCGCCCTCGGCGGGCCTGAACAACTACCGGGTCGCCGTCGACTTCGACGGCGCGGTCGGCCAGGGCTTGCTGAAGTCGTTCGGCGTCACGATCGCGTTCTCGCTGATCACCCTGGCCCTGGCCTGGGGGCTCGGGATGGCCGCGGCCGTCGCGCTGCAGCCACCGTTCCGCGGCCGCAGCGTGGTCCGGACCCTGTTCCTGGTGCCGTACGCGTTGCCCGCGTACGCCGGCATCCTCACCTGGAACTTCATGCTGCAGCGCGACACCGGCGCCGTGAACCACATCCTGGTCGAGAACCTCGGGCTCAGCACCGACCGGCCGTTCTGGCTGATCGGCGGCAACGCGCTGGTCTCGCTGATCACGGTGGCGGTCTGGAAGCTGTGGCCGTTCGCCTTCCTCACCCTGATGGCCGGCCTGCAGAGCATTCCGCGCGACATCTACGAGGCGGCCGCGGTGGACGGCGCCGGAACGGTCCGGCAGTGGCGCAACATCACCCTGCCTGCGCTCCGGCCGGTCAACCTGGTGCTCGTCCTGGTGCTGTTCCTGTGGACGTTCAGCGACTTCAACACGCCGTACGTGCTGTTCGGGACCGCGCAACCGCCCGCGGGTGACCTGATCACCTTCCACATCTACAACGCGTCGTTCCTGACCTGGAACTTCGGCTCCGGCGCGGCCATGTCCGTGCTGCTGCTGATCTTCCTGATGATCGTCACCGGCGCCTATCTGATCATCACCGGCCGGAGGTCTCGTCGTGCGTGA
- a CDS encoding ABC transporter substrate-binding protein gives MRLRSLVAAAAVSALGISLAACGGSDSGDSSGGSSGGGDQTLTYWASNQGTSLDNDKEVLTPVLEKFTAETGVKVKLEVIGWNDLQTRIQTATTSGQGPDVVNIGNTWAASLQATEAFLPFDGAAMDAIGGKDKFVPTALATGGKEGTDPTSVPLYGLAYGLYYNKAMFAAAGLQPPKTWEEMVAAAQKLTDPAKKTWGMALAAGSYTENVHFAFINGAQNGADWFDKDGKPTFTTDGNVQGVLRYLDLMQKDKVANPSNAQYDNGTKSVNDFATKKVAMVINQNNADSSIVANGMKPGEYGVVPFPAPKDAAAPVASHVAGINLSIFKNTKNKDAALKFVKYMTDAPTQTTLGKPFASLPVLKDAKPVFTTDAAEAATFQDIYNTKSKPLPLVPAEDQYESTVGKAMNAMFAKIATGGTVTADEVKAALKTAEDQVAASS, from the coding sequence GTGAGACTGCGTTCGCTTGTAGCCGCAGCAGCGGTGTCCGCCCTGGGAATCAGCCTGGCCGCCTGTGGTGGCAGCGACTCGGGCGACTCCTCTGGCGGTAGTAGTGGTGGCGGGGATCAGACCCTGACCTACTGGGCCAGCAACCAGGGCACCAGCCTGGACAACGACAAAGAGGTGCTGACCCCGGTTCTGGAGAAGTTCACCGCCGAGACCGGTGTCAAGGTCAAGCTCGAGGTGATCGGCTGGAACGACCTGCAGACCCGGATCCAGACGGCGACCACCTCGGGCCAGGGCCCGGACGTGGTCAACATCGGCAACACCTGGGCCGCGTCGCTGCAGGCCACCGAGGCGTTCCTGCCCTTCGACGGTGCGGCGATGGACGCGATCGGGGGCAAGGACAAGTTCGTGCCGACGGCTCTGGCGACCGGCGGCAAGGAAGGCACCGACCCGACCTCGGTCCCGCTCTACGGTCTGGCCTACGGCCTGTACTACAACAAGGCGATGTTCGCCGCGGCCGGCCTGCAGCCGCCGAAGACCTGGGAAGAGATGGTCGCCGCCGCGCAGAAGCTGACCGACCCCGCGAAGAAGACCTGGGGGATGGCGCTGGCCGCCGGCAGCTACACCGAGAACGTGCACTTCGCCTTCATCAACGGCGCCCAGAACGGCGCCGACTGGTTCGACAAGGACGGCAAGCCGACCTTCACCACCGACGGCAACGTCCAGGGCGTGCTGCGGTACCTCGACCTGATGCAGAAGGACAAGGTCGCCAACCCGTCGAACGCGCAGTACGACAACGGCACCAAGTCGGTGAACGACTTCGCCACCAAGAAGGTGGCGATGGTGATCAACCAGAACAACGCCGACTCCTCGATCGTTGCCAACGGCATGAAGCCCGGCGAGTACGGCGTGGTGCCGTTCCCCGCCCCGAAGGACGCGGCCGCGCCGGTCGCCAGCCACGTGGCCGGGATCAACCTGTCGATCTTCAAGAACACCAAGAACAAGGACGCGGCGCTGAAGTTCGTCAAGTACATGACCGACGCCCCGACCCAGACCACGCTGGGCAAGCCGTTCGCGTCGCTGCCGGTGCTCAAGGACGCCAAGCCGGTCTTCACCACCGACGCGGCCGAGGCGGCGACCTTCCAGGACATCTACAACACCAAGTCCAAGCCGCTGCCGCTGGTGCCGGCCGAGGACCAGTACGAGAGCACCGTGGGCAAGGCGATGAACGCGATGTTCGCCAAGATCGCCACCGGCGGCACGGTCACCGCCGACGAAGTGAAGGCCGCCCTGAAGACGGCCGAGGACCAAGTGGCGGCCAGTAGCTGA